A single genomic interval of Musa acuminata AAA Group cultivar baxijiao chromosome BXJ3-4, Cavendish_Baxijiao_AAA, whole genome shotgun sequence harbors:
- the LOC135634762 gene encoding fe(2+) transport protein 1-like codes for MTSHFPATISFLFVLLLSNSASAANDTGPATPSECDAASLGECYNKPEALRLKLIAIGTILVASMIGVCLPLFSRAVPALRPDRNLFAIVKAFASGVILATGYMHVLPDSFENLSSPCLPKNPWSKFPFTAFVAMLSAIFTLMVDSLMLTFYNRRKVSKATVTDHESPIHEMVPVPHGHGHGHCGVPQLDADGKDGQEAVLLRNRIIAQVLEMGIIVHSVVIGLSMGASQNPCTIRPLVAALCFHQLFEGMGLGGCILQAEYGIKMKAILAFFFATTTPFGVAIGIGLSNVYRDNSPTALIVVGLLNASSAGLLNYMALVDLLATDFMGPKLQGSVKLQLWAYLAVLLGSGGMSLMAKWA; via the exons ATGACCTCTCATTTCCCCGCCACCATCAGCTtcctcttcgtcctcctcctctccaaCTCCGCCTCCGCGGCCAACGACACCGGACCCGCGACGCCGTCGGAGTGCGACGCGGCGTCCCTGGGGGAGTGCTACAACAAGCCCGAGGCGCTGCGGCTGAAGCTCATCGCCATCGGCACCATCCTCGTGGCCAGCATGATCGGCGTCTGCCTCCCGCTCTTCTCCCGCGCGGTGCCGGCTCTGCGGCCCGACCGCAACCTCTTCGCCATCGTCAAGGCCTTCGCCTCAGGCGTGATCCTCGCCACCGGCTACATGCACGTCCTGCCCGACTCCTTCGAAAACCTCAGCTCGCCGTGCCTCCCCAAGAACCCTTGGTCCAAGTTCCCCTTCACGGCCTTTGTCGCCATGTTGTCGGCCATCTTCACGCTGATGGTGGACTCCCTGATGCTGACATTCTACAACAGGAGGAAGGTCAGCAAAGCGACGGTCACGGACCATGAGAGTCCGATCCACGAGATGGTGCCTGTTCCGCATGGACATGGCCACGGCCATTGCGGCGTGCCGCAGCTCGATGCGGACGGCAAAGATGGGCAAGAAGCAGTCTTGCTCCGAAACCGCATTATAGCACAG GTGCTAGAGATGGGCATTATAGTACACTCGGTGGTGATAGGGCTATCAATGGGAGCCTCTCAGAACCCTTGCACCATTCGCCCTCTGGTGGCTGCTCTTTGTTTCCACCAACTCTTTGAAGGAATGGGACTCGGTGGTTGCATCCTTCAG GCTGAGTACGGGATAAAGATGAAGGCCATCTTGGCCTTCTTCTTCGCAACGACGACTCCGTTCGGGGTGGCTATCGGAATCGGCCTGTCGAACGTTTACCGAGACAACAGCCCCACGGCTCTCATCGTCGTCGGGCTGCTGAACGCGTCGTCGGCGGGGCTGCTCAACTACATGGCTCTGGTGGATCTGTTGGCGACCGACTTCATGGGTCCTAAGCTGCAAGGCAGTGTGAAGCTCCAACTCTGGGCGTACTTGGCCGTGCTCTTGGGTTCCGGGGGCATGTCTCTCATGGCAAAATGGGCTTAG
- the LOC103983476 gene encoding probable BOI-related E3 ubiquitin-protein ligase 3 isoform X1 has product MATFSELNHNARTLLRTTSIMHEQLLCCDCRKWGMCSDVGKTTTRFRAKNMHERDEHSAVLNQPSLYTVQMGLVAPVSGATVAASFLPVYNSSAPVTTAATSHSGLAFYDNVDAVVAASRKRSRPVSFLGDDISSHLQLQQMLDVDRLILQHAERVQVELTERRKRFARQILATAEEGVAKSLKAREEEIARIGKLNSALEERIKSLLEENHMWQGLARSSEATAMVLRANLEQVVAAQVRVAEKEAEAEASTTPDDAESCCYAGNGEEEEEKTSARAEWRRVCRSCREREPSVLLLPCLHLCLCASCGPVVDACPVCNYSKKGSVSINMC; this is encoded by the exons ATGGCTACCTTTTCTGAGCTAAACCACAATGCTCGAACACTTTTGAGgaccacaagcataatgcatgagCAACTTCTCTGCTGTGATTGTAGAAAATG GGGGATGTGCAGTGATGTGGGAAAGACTACTACGAGATTTAGAGCAAAAAACATGCATGAAAG GGATGAGCACAGTGCAGTGCTGAACCAGCCGAGCTTGTATACTGTGCAAATGGGACTCGTCGCGCCGGTCTCCGGCGCTACAGTTGCCGCTTCTTTCCTTCCCGTGTACAATTCGTCGGCTCCTGTGACCACCGCTGCCACCTCCCACAGTGGCCTTGCCTTCTACGACAACGTTGATGCTGTGGTAGCGGCGTCGAGGAAGCGGTCACGCCCGGTGTCGTTTCTTGGCGACGACATATCCTCCCACCTGCAGCTGCAGCAGATGCTCGACGTCGATCGCCTCATCCTGCAACAC GCGGAGAGGGTGCAAGTGGAGCTTACGGAGAGGCGGAAGCGGTTCGCGCGGCAGATCCTGGCGACGGCGGAGGAAGGCGTCGCGAAGAGTCTCAAGGCTAGGGAAGAAGAGATCGCCAGGATCGGGAAGCTCAATTCTGCGCTGGAAGAGCGCATCAAGAGCCTCCTCGAGGAGAACCATATGTGGCAAGGGCTGGCGCGGAGCAGCGAGGCCACGGCCATGGTGCTGCGGGCCAACCTCGAGCAGGTCGTCGCGGCGCAGGTAAGGGTGGCGGagaaggaggcggaggcggaggcttcCACCACCCCCGACGACGCCGAGTCCTGCTGCTACGCAGGCaacggggaggaggaggaggagaagacgagCGCGAGGGCGGAGTGGAGGAGAGTTTGTCGGAGCTGCCGGGAGCGCGAGCCGTCGGTTCTGCTGCTGCCGTGCCTGCACTTGTGCCTCTGCGCGTCGTGCGGCCCGGTCGTCGACGCATGCCCCGTCTGCAATTACAGCAAGAAGGGAAGTGTCAGCATCAACATGTGTTGA
- the LOC103983476 gene encoding probable BOI-related E3 ubiquitin-protein ligase 3 isoform X2 → MAVEAHHLHLFSSQLQRNRDEHSAVLNQPSLYTVQMGLVAPVSGATVAASFLPVYNSSAPVTTAATSHSGLAFYDNVDAVVAASRKRSRPVSFLGDDISSHLQLQQMLDVDRLILQHAERVQVELTERRKRFARQILATAEEGVAKSLKAREEEIARIGKLNSALEERIKSLLEENHMWQGLARSSEATAMVLRANLEQVVAAQVRVAEKEAEAEASTTPDDAESCCYAGNGEEEEEKTSARAEWRRVCRSCREREPSVLLLPCLHLCLCASCGPVVDACPVCNYSKKGSVSINMC, encoded by the exons ATGGCAGTTGAAGCCCACCATCTCCACCTCTTCTCCTCCCAACTCCAAAGAAACAG GGATGAGCACAGTGCAGTGCTGAACCAGCCGAGCTTGTATACTGTGCAAATGGGACTCGTCGCGCCGGTCTCCGGCGCTACAGTTGCCGCTTCTTTCCTTCCCGTGTACAATTCGTCGGCTCCTGTGACCACCGCTGCCACCTCCCACAGTGGCCTTGCCTTCTACGACAACGTTGATGCTGTGGTAGCGGCGTCGAGGAAGCGGTCACGCCCGGTGTCGTTTCTTGGCGACGACATATCCTCCCACCTGCAGCTGCAGCAGATGCTCGACGTCGATCGCCTCATCCTGCAACAC GCGGAGAGGGTGCAAGTGGAGCTTACGGAGAGGCGGAAGCGGTTCGCGCGGCAGATCCTGGCGACGGCGGAGGAAGGCGTCGCGAAGAGTCTCAAGGCTAGGGAAGAAGAGATCGCCAGGATCGGGAAGCTCAATTCTGCGCTGGAAGAGCGCATCAAGAGCCTCCTCGAGGAGAACCATATGTGGCAAGGGCTGGCGCGGAGCAGCGAGGCCACGGCCATGGTGCTGCGGGCCAACCTCGAGCAGGTCGTCGCGGCGCAGGTAAGGGTGGCGGagaaggaggcggaggcggaggcttcCACCACCCCCGACGACGCCGAGTCCTGCTGCTACGCAGGCaacggggaggaggaggaggagaagacgagCGCGAGGGCGGAGTGGAGGAGAGTTTGTCGGAGCTGCCGGGAGCGCGAGCCGTCGGTTCTGCTGCTGCCGTGCCTGCACTTGTGCCTCTGCGCGTCGTGCGGCCCGGTCGTCGACGCATGCCCCGTCTGCAATTACAGCAAGAAGGGAAGTGTCAGCATCAACATGTGTTGA
- the LOC103982940 gene encoding transcription termination factor MTERF2, chloroplastic, producing MMLCHGHRHQPTVLVPSLLPPNPNTVLPVCGTLFSRKPLLLSSLRAALDSKHHLQPLGPDAETDPPSLSRRQNALLLDRSHSHPIDGPPIDEEEREDELTRKKVVEEYSLATRRVPRFPGSVDFPRAGALDLPPPDLRRVFDGDDRSLKRALEVRRGVAAETLKDALRAGKMSINYTTNLVSRLTEFVDRVVIGAATLKAVPEFAHMSFNARAKSYIQRSCVVSLVKWLKHNHMAYPQIAKVICMCPGDLQLVRRIAEWLKSIHVKGESIGVVLVKAGPLFEHSLDELEEIVNYLENNGVRKDWMGFVVSRCPQVLGLTMEELESRVKFYLDMGMNEKDFGTMVFDYPRALGFFSLEEMANKVQYLKEFGLSTEDVGRLLAFKPQLMGCSIEERWRPLVKYLYYLGVQRDGMKRILIVKPMVFCIDLETTIAPKVRFLQDIGVRTEAIGGVLVKFPSFLTYSLYKKIRPVVVFLMTKAGVTQRDIGKVIALDPQLVGCSITKKLDISVKYFLSLGIHLQSLGEMIADFPMLLRYNIDILRPKYRYLRRVMVRPLQDLIEFPRFFSYSLDERIIPRHKILVANRVNFKLRYMLSGSDEEFNQRVQFAIEKRKRFESGYANLDASDDESTHVVPVASS from the exons ATGATGCTGTGCCATGGCCACCGTCACCAACCCACCGTCCTTGTCCCCTCGCTTCTCCCCCCAAACCCTAACACTGTCCTCCCGGTTTGCGGTACTCTCTTCTCCCGCAAGCCCCTTCTCCTTTCCTCCCTCCGCGCCGCCCTCGACTCCAAGCACCACCTCCAACCCCTGGGACCGGACGCCGAAACGGACCCCCCTAGCCTCTCCCGCCGGCAGAACGCCCTCCTCCTTGACCGTTCCCATTCTCACCCCATCGACGGACCTCCCATCGACGAGGAGGAGCGGGAAGATGAGCTCACGAGGAAGAAGGTCGTCGAGGAGTACTCCCTCGCCACCCGGAGGGTCCCTAGGTTTCCAGGCTCCGTTGACTTCCCCCGGGCAGGGGCCCTCGACCTGCCTCCGCCTGATCTCCGGCGCGTGTTCGATGGGGATGATCGGTCCCTCAAACGCGCCCTTGAGGTTCGGCGAGGGGTTGCCGCCGAGACGCTGAAGGATGCCCTGCGAGCCGGGAAGATGAGCATCAACTACACTACGAATCTTGTCTCTCGGTTGACGGAATTTGTGGACCGGGTCGTGATCGGAGCCGCGACGTTGAAGGCGGTTCCGGAGTTTGCGCACATGTCTTTCAATGCTCGGGCGAAGAGCTACATCCAGCGCTCTTGTGTCGTTTCTCTGGTCAA GTGGCTGAAGCACAACCATATGGCATACCCCCAAATTGCAAAGGTAATCTGTATGTGTCCTGGTGATCTCCAGCTGGTGAGGCGGATAGCCGAATGGTTGAAGTCGATTCATGTGAAAGGGGAGTCTATTGGGGTTGTTCTGGTGAAGGCAGGTCCCCTTTTTGAGCACAGTTTGGATGAACTGGAAGAGATTGTTAATTATCTAGAGAATAATGGGGTGAGGAAGGATTGGATGGGCTTTGTTGTTAGCCGTTGCCCCCAAGTTTTGGGTTTGACCATGGAGGAGTTGGAGTCGAGAGTTAAATTTTATTTGGATATGGGGATGAATGAGAAGGACTTTGGCACAATGGTCTTCGATTATCCAAGGGCCCTCGGATTTTTCAGTTTGGAAGAGATGGCTAATAAG GTTCAGTACCTTAAGGAGTTTGGCCTAAGCACAGAAGATGTTGGACGATTATTAGCTTTCAAACCACAATTAATGGGTTGCAGCATCGAGGAAAGGTGGAGACCTCTGGTGAAATATTTATATTACCTTGGTGTTCAACGTGATGGGATGAAGAGAATACTAATTGTAAAACCTATGGTTTTCTGCATTGATCTGGAGACAACTATTGCTCCCAAG GTGCGATTCCTACAGGACATAGGAGTCAGAACTGAAGCCATTGGTGGCGTCCTTGTCAAGTTTCCTTCGTTTCTAACATATAGCCTATACAAGAAGATACGGCCAGTG GTCGTATTCTTAATGACAAAAGCTGGAGTAACTCAAAGGGACATTGGAAAGGTTATTGCCTTGGACCCACAACTAGTTGGCTGCAGTATCACAAAGAAGCTAGATATCAGTGTTAAGTACTTCCTGTCATTGGGAATACATCTCCAATCATTGGGAGAGATGATTGCCGACTTTCCTATGTTGCTTCGATACAATATTGATATTCTTCGGCCAAAGTACAGGTACCTTAGACGAGTTATGGTCCGGCCACTGCAGGATCTTATTGAATTTCCCAG GTTTTTTAGTTATTCATTGGACGAGAGAATAATTCCACGGCACAAGATTTTGGTTGCAAACAGAGTAAACTTTAAGCTGCGATACATGTTGTCGGGCTCCGATGAGGAGTTTAATCAGAGAGTGCAGTTTGCTATCGAGAAAAGAAAAAGGTTTGAATCTGGCTATGCAAATTTAGATGCTTCTGATGATGAATCGACCCATGTGGTTCCAGTTGCTTCAAGCTGA
- the LOC135635023 gene encoding transcription factor bHLH18-like produces METPWNNWFTQSGMDESNFLRQWEIASPNQDIPQAAPAPGRGLIPQSLSSESHTSPPFRPVSSPGFVAGSSMSQEIISWDFSPGTGKMDPGGSSLPSLLLPKPSPQSDSVPGRAVKMKEGIRVCAPGGSKQRHGTLLQRATLSQAQEHIIAERNRREKLNQKFIALSAIIPGLKKADKASILGDAVRYLKELQGRVKALEDQNMERTVESVVLVTKAHLSADDDGGSSSDENFDGQPWQKPFPEIEAKVSGKMVLVRIHCENRKGVLVKILSEIEHLNLTITNTNVMPFLGSSINITVTAQIEEKFSMTAKDLVRKLKSALTES; encoded by the exons atggaAACACCATGGAATAATTGGTTCACACAAAGT GGAATGGATGAGTCCAACTTTCTTCGCCAGTGGGAGATAGCATCACCCAATCAAGACATCCCACAAGCTGCACCTGCACCTGGGAGAGGCTTAATTCCACAGTCCCTCTCTTCCGAGAGCCACACCTCTCCGCCTTTCCGTCCTGTGAGCAGCCCAGGGTTTGTTGCAGGGTCAAGTATGAGTCAGGAGATCATCAGCTGGGATTTCTCACCCGGTACAGGAAAAATGGATCCCGGTGGCTCATCCCTACCATCTCTCCTGTTGCCCAAACCAAGTCCACAGAGTGATAGTGTCCCTGGAAGAGCTGTGAAGATGAAGGAAGGGATTAGGGTTTGTGCTCCTGGTGGTTCCAAACAGCGACATGGAACGCTTCTTCAGCGAGCAACACTGTCTCAAGCTCAGGAGCACATCATCGCGGAGCGGAATCGAAGGGAGAAGCTCAACCAGAAGTTTATAGCACTTTCGGCCATCATCCCTGGCCTCAAGAAG GCAGACAAAGCTTCAATTCTTGGCGACGCAGTGCGATACCTCAAAGAGCTTCAAGGAAGGGTGAAGGCCCTGGAAGACCAGAACATGGAAAGGACTGTCGAGTCCGTCGTCCTCGTCACGAAGGCTCATCTCTCTGCTGATGACGATGGTGGCTCGTCCTCTGATGAGAACTTCGATGGGCAACCATGGCAGAAGCCTTTCCCTGAGATCGAAGCAAAGGTTTCCGGGAAGATGGTGCTCGTGAGAATCCACTGTGAGAACCGCAAAGGAGTTCTTGTGAAGATCTTGTCCGAGATCGAGCACCTCAACCTCACCATAACCAACACCAATGTCATGCCATTTCTAGGCTCCTCCATCAACATTACAGTGACAGCACAG ATAGAAGAGAAATTTTCCATGACAGCGAAGGATCTTGTGAGGAAGCTAAAATCTGCTTTGACCGAGAGTTGA
- the LOC103982938 gene encoding xylulose kinase 2 gives MAGLLPSDALFLGFDSSTQSLKATVLDGNLVIVDSESVHFDTELPHYRTKDGVYRDPSGNGRIVSPTLMWVEALDVLLEKLKSKVDYGKVVAISGSGQQHGSVYWNKHGKAILTSLDPKKPLRSQLEDAFSVRESPIWMDSSTTSQCRELEKAVGGALELSKLTGSRAYERYTGPQIRKIYQTQPDVYNDTERISLVSSFIASILIGNYASIDETDGAGMNLMDIKQRVWSKTILEATAPGLEEKLGHLAPAHAVAGLISSYFVERFHFQKSCLVIQWSGDNPNSLAGLTLNTPGDLAISLGTSDTVFGITSEPQPSLEGHVFPNPVDPTCYMVMLVYKNGSLTREDVRNRCAESSWDTFNKYLERTPSLNGGKLGFYYKEHEILPPLPVGFHHYALENVDSLNETKVVEVQEFDPPSEVRAIIEGQFLSMRGHAERFGMPTPPNRIIATGGASKNESILKSIASIFGCPVYTVQRPDSASLGAALRAAHGWLCNKEGRFVPISCLYGDKLDKTSLSAKLAFPAGDADLLSKYTVLVNKRMQIEKNLVEKLGRS, from the exons ATGGCTGGTTTGCTCCCAAGCGACGCCCTTTTCCTCGGATTCGACAGCTCAACCCA GTCACTTAAGGCTACCGTGTTGGATGGCAACCTTGTTATTGTCGATTCGGAGAGTGTgcattttgatactgaactgccacACTATAGGACCAAAGATGGGGTATACAGGGACCCTTCTGGAAATGGTAGGATTGTTTCTCCTACCTTGATGTGGGTGGAGGCTCTGGATGTCTTACTTGAGAAACTGAAATCAAAAGTGGACTATGGTAAAGTAGTGGCTATATCAGGGAGTGGACAACAGCATGGAAGTGTGTACTGGAACAAGCATGGTAAAGCCATATTAACTTCTTTGGATCCTAAGAAGccattgcggagtcaactggaagATGCTTTTTCGGTGAGGGAGTCACCCATATGGATGGATAGTAGTACCACATCACAGTGCAGAGAACTAGAGAAAGCTGTTGGTGGTGCTTTAGAGTTATCAAAACTTACAGGATCTCGTGCTTATGAGAGATATACTGGGCCTCAGATACGCAAGATATATCAAACACAACCAGATGTTTATAATGACACAGAGAGAATCTCTCTTGTTAGTTCTTTTATTGCTTCCATTCTAATTGGAAACTATGCTAGTATTGATGAAACTGATGGAGCAGGGATGAATTTGATGGATATCAAACAGCGTGTCTGGTCAAAGACTATTTTGGAG GCTACAGCACCAGGTTTGGAAGAAAAGCTTGGACACTTGGCACCTGCTCATGCGGTTGCTGGTTTGATATCTTCATACTTTGTTGAGAG GTTCCACTTTCAAAAAAGTTGTTTAGTTATTCAGTGGTCCGGAGACAATCCAAATAGTCTTGCAG GTTTGACTCTCAATACTCCTGGAGATCTAGCTATTAGTCTTGGAACTAGTGATACA GTCTTTGGAATAACTAGTGAGCCTCAGCCCAGTTTAGAAGGACATGTGTTTCCAAACCCTGTTGATCCAACTTGCTATATGGTTATGCTGGTTTATAAAAATGGTTCACTTACCCGAGAAG ATGTGCGTAATCGGTGTGCAGAAAGCTCTTGGGACACTTTCAACAAGTATTTGGAGAGAACACCTTCTTTAAATG GTGGAAAATTAGGATTCTACTACAAAGAGCATGAGATTTTGCCTCCCCTCCCAG TTGGATTTCATCATTATGCGCTCGAAAATGTTGACTCATTAAATGAGACAAAAGTCGTTGAGGTCCAAGAGTTTGATCCTCCATCAGAG GTGCGTGCAATTATAGAAGGCCAGTTTCTTTCAATGCGAGGTCATGCCGAGAGGTTTGGTATGCCAACTCCTCCAAACAGGATAATAGCAACTGGTGGAGCATCAAAAAATGAGAGTATTCTTAAGTCAATAGCTAGCATTTTTGGTTGCCCAGTCTATACAGTACAACGACCTG ATTCTGCTTCCTTGGGAGCAGCTCTAAGGGCTGCTCATGGATGGTTGTGCAACAAGGAAGGTCGATTTGTGCCGATCTCATGTTTGTATGGGGACAAGCTTGACAAAACATCTCTGAGTGCAAAGCTTGCGTTCCCCGCTGGCGATGCTGACCTTCTCTCGAAGTACACCGTGCTGGTCAATAAAAGAATGCAGATTGAGAAAAATCTTGTGGAGAAGTTGGGGCGAAGTTAG
- the LOC135635923 gene encoding uncharacterized protein LOC135635923 isoform X1 translates to MMRQASSRNQRNKRIRVRYVLQICLLAAVCFWLLYQLKHSYDRKKSLDEHDSTILNNVVDGQLEILDLGRKDLPHEKMMVSGDKGHMKEEENEEVEEEEDGVAQHEIDDEEAEGVGDDDINEQDNEQGDEQDDQERADEEAEDAEEFFNEENRDDQVEVSELMDDQEPKEGSSQKSHEERNKRDDASGSAHQENQVTGTEDRIHIVDEEQLMNNEKDVETENTTGRKDNDSKDYNSTSVSVVFTMGNGTIQNDSLIINGTALEKIEQELSPADNQTKLQANSMIAISSDNQVKMLQTDSPIRITSNETKGKTNSVLIVNVTLSGSSVHGQNTTIMLGSSEEDNSNLRRMVEEQLKKSNTSILQNSSEVLSAMSISVNKNRDTVEEDSAGISQRMVIEEARDARTGPSTLSASKMM, encoded by the coding sequence ATGATGAGGCAGGCATCTAGTAGGAATCAAAGGAACAAACGGATAAGAGTGAGATATGTTCTTCAGATTTGTCTCTTGGCTGCTGTGTGCTTCTGGTTGCTTTATCAGCTGAAGCACTCGTATGACAGGAAGAAGTCATTGGATGAGCATGACTCGACGATATTGAACAATGTGGTCGATGGCCAGCTGGAAATTTTAGACCTTGGTAGGAAGGACCTCCCACATGAGAAGATGATGGTTTCTGGGGATAAAGGCCATatgaaggaagaagaaaatgaagaggtcgaggaggaagaagatggagtAGCTCAGCATGAGATAGACGATGAGGAAGCTGAAGGGGTTGGAGATGATGACATCAATGAGCAAGATAATGAGCAAGGCGACGAGCAGGATGATCAAGAGAGAGCAGATGAGGAAGCTGAAGATGCAGAAGAGTTTTTTAATGaggaaaacagggatgatcaagttGAGGTATCTGAGCTGATGGATGACCAAGAACCCAAGGAGGGTTCTTCCCAGAAGTCACACgaagaaagaaataaaagagaTGATGCTTCCGGTTCTGCGCATCAAGAAAACCAGGTGACGGGAACAGAAGATAGAATTCACATTGTGGATGAGGAGCAACTGATGAACAATGAGAAGGATGTGGAGACTGAAAATACTACTGGCAGAAAGGATAATGATTCCAAGGATTACAACAGTACTAGTGTTTCTGTTGTATTCACCATGGGCAATGGTACCATTCAGAACGATAGTCTAATCATAAATGGGACTGCTTTGGAAAAAATTGAGCAAGAGCTTTCTCCTGCTGacaatcaaacaaagctgcaggccAACTCTATGATAGCAATTTCATCTGATAATCAAGTGAAAATGTTGCAGACTGATTCACCAATACGTATCACTagcaatgaaaccaaaggaaaaactAACTCTGTGCTTATTGTGAATGTAACTCTTAGTGGGAGCTCAGTTCATGGTCAAAATACCACGATTATGTTGGGAAGTTCAGAAGAAGATAACTCCAACTTGAGAAGAATGGTGGAGGAACAACTCAAGAAGTCCAACACATCCATTTTACAAAATAGCTCTGAAGTACTCTCCGCCATGTCTATCTCTGTGAATAAAAATAGAGACACAGTTGAGGAAGATTCAGCTGGTATTTCACAAAGAATGGTCATAGAAGAAGCAAGAGATGCTCGTACTGGTCCATCAACCTTATCTGCATCCAAAATGATGTAA
- the LOC135635923 gene encoding uncharacterized protein LOC135635923 isoform X2, whose product MMVSGDKGHMKEEENEEVEEEEDGVAQHEIDDEEAEGVGDDDINEQDNEQGDEQDDQERADEEAEDAEEFFNEENRDDQVEVSELMDDQEPKEGSSQKSHEERNKRDDASGSAHQENQVTGTEDRIHIVDEEQLMNNEKDVETENTTGRKDNDSKDYNSTSVSVVFTMGNGTIQNDSLIINGTALEKIEQELSPADNQTKLQANSMIAISSDNQVKMLQTDSPIRITSNETKGKTNSVLIVNVTLSGSSVHGQNTTIMLGSSEEDNSNLRRMVEEQLKKSNTSILQNSSEVLSAMSISVNKNRDTVEEDSAGISQRMVIEEARDARTGPSTLSASKMM is encoded by the coding sequence ATGATGGTTTCTGGGGATAAAGGCCATatgaaggaagaagaaaatgaagaggtcgaggaggaagaagatggagtAGCTCAGCATGAGATAGACGATGAGGAAGCTGAAGGGGTTGGAGATGATGACATCAATGAGCAAGATAATGAGCAAGGCGACGAGCAGGATGATCAAGAGAGAGCAGATGAGGAAGCTGAAGATGCAGAAGAGTTTTTTAATGaggaaaacagggatgatcaagttGAGGTATCTGAGCTGATGGATGACCAAGAACCCAAGGAGGGTTCTTCCCAGAAGTCACACgaagaaagaaataaaagagaTGATGCTTCCGGTTCTGCGCATCAAGAAAACCAGGTGACGGGAACAGAAGATAGAATTCACATTGTGGATGAGGAGCAACTGATGAACAATGAGAAGGATGTGGAGACTGAAAATACTACTGGCAGAAAGGATAATGATTCCAAGGATTACAACAGTACTAGTGTTTCTGTTGTATTCACCATGGGCAATGGTACCATTCAGAACGATAGTCTAATCATAAATGGGACTGCTTTGGAAAAAATTGAGCAAGAGCTTTCTCCTGCTGacaatcaaacaaagctgcaggccAACTCTATGATAGCAATTTCATCTGATAATCAAGTGAAAATGTTGCAGACTGATTCACCAATACGTATCACTagcaatgaaaccaaaggaaaaactAACTCTGTGCTTATTGTGAATGTAACTCTTAGTGGGAGCTCAGTTCATGGTCAAAATACCACGATTATGTTGGGAAGTTCAGAAGAAGATAACTCCAACTTGAGAAGAATGGTGGAGGAACAACTCAAGAAGTCCAACACATCCATTTTACAAAATAGCTCTGAAGTACTCTCCGCCATGTCTATCTCTGTGAATAAAAATAGAGACACAGTTGAGGAAGATTCAGCTGGTATTTCACAAAGAATGGTCATAGAAGAAGCAAGAGATGCTCGTACTGGTCCATCAACCTTATCTGCATCCAAAATGATGTAA